TCAGCTTCAGCTAAGCTAAGATTTAATTAGATTACCTTGTACTGACTGAGAGGGTATTTCTCCAGTAAGTACTCATCACAGCCACAGACTTTGAGGATGTACTTTCCCTGATACTCCTGCACACACATCTTTAACTGCTCCGGGGAGAGCAGCATGCTGCGCGTCTTCTTCCGAATAGCTTCTGCAATCACTTGCTCTGGCACATAATCGTGGTTGATCTTCAAGGTGTACTTCTGTTTGTCATTGGTGGGCGAAACAATGACCCAAATGACCACAATGATTTGACCTGAGGGAAATAAAGTAACAGATCAAACACAGGGCAAAAGCACGGGCAAAATATTTTCAGCACAGTGAGGGCTGCTGCCACCTCAGAGTAAAACACCTTACCTTTGTCTAGCTTGCTGTAGATGTGCTTGGGAAGCTCTGCTGAGGATTCGACATTGGGGGGGTAGACATACAATGCTCTAGCGTGGGGTCCGTTACTGTCTCTGAGGTCCACAGCTTctttgcaaacatttaaaatgttcctCCTGAAGTCCTGCACCTCAAGGTCTTTCACCAAGTCAAACTCACATATTGGCATGCCAATAGCAAaacctgaaaggaaaaaaaaaagtgatttttttttaagggtatGAAGCAATGACAATGCAATACAGTATTTACAACACACCATATGACTAAATAATAAATGTGGGCTGCACAGTAAGTCAAGAACCGTACCTATCTCTCTGTTGAGAATTTTCTCTTCTCTGTTGCCTACTGGCTCGATAACCTTGAGGAAGGGCTGGAAAAGCCTAAGATCACACAACCTCTTTGTCTCATCATAAAACTCCTCCCGCTCTGCCTCCTGGGTGACACTGACAAAGATGTAGGAgctctcctcctgcagcagaCTGTAGAGAGGGTACTTTCTGGCCTCTTTGAAAAGCTCATGCTTGACTGTAGTAAGTGTGGCTTCCCGGAGGCACTCCAATGTGAGAATCATGCCATTTGGCAGAAGGCAGTCCACTAGGATGCTGGGGGGCATCAAGTGCATCCCCCATAGTTCTCCTGATGAAGGTCTGGGAGCCATGGCTGTGCCAGCAGATGCGCTCTATTCTGAGCCTGGTAATTACCAGATGAGCGATTTCAAccaactgagagaaaaaaagaagcagaattATATAAGAAAGCCTGAGCAGTATGCAAAAATGCAAAGAGCCTATAGTAAATATGTGACTGCAGTGATGGCAGTTGCTTCTCAGTGACAGGATATATAAAAATACCATTATATCCAAGAGAGCTGGGAACACCAAACTTTAACTGGTTACCAGAGACTTCTGGAAGAATTGAATACTGAGATAACAATGGAATACTTATAGGTGCCACTCTTTTGTGCTACTTATACAGCAGATGTTTCAGTTTAGCAAATGAGCGGCAGCAAAACATGTAACAACAACCTGACATTAGAAACTATTTCAGTGACAACAAAACCTGTCATCCCATCAGAGGTTGAAAATCGTTGAAAAGCGTTCACTTTTGTCAGCTGGTGTTGAATGAAGTAAAGTTAAAGAAGGTAGCAATGAACTGATGTAGTGCTGTCGACTCAAAGGTCCTCAAGAATCATGTAAACAAATTTGTTAGCTAACAAACGTTTCCCATACATTGGTTTATTGCGGCTAATAGCTAAGGCTCGGGCTTGACATTCACCTCGACTGGTCCGAagtgtgctgctgtttggaGGTTTAACTTCAGATATTTCTTAAATAGCTAGCTAGCCATGGTAGCCAAGTTCACTAAGTAGATCAATGTCATTTACAGTATGAGAACCTCTCCTCGTACACACGCTATTTTCACTCTGGCCTTACTATAATTAAAGGGTGCAAGGGAGCAGTTTGCTGTGTGAGGAACTGGACAGCAGTTTCAATAAGTAgtaaaaagcaaacacactgcaaacaaacaTATTAAAAACTACCTGTGTCGGCTGACGGCAACCGGTTAGCCGCGAAGCTAGTCAGCCTGCTCAATCATTAGCCGCGGCTAGCTGAGTCAATCCCATCCGCATGAGAGCTCTCAAGCGGCCGCGCTAGTTTAGTCCATCCGAGCCGTGACACCGGGCAGCGGGACAGTGCCGCCTTTCAGGAGAAAACACGTCCCTAGCTGCCACCGATGTTGTCAATATGCTGCAGTGAAGTAAGTCTGTAACACTTCATCGTGCTCTTCATCGTGCTGTCCCGAAAATAGACCGCACTGCTCGGTAATACGCTAGCTCCACACAGCTAGCCTGTTTGGGGGGTACTAGCAGGCTCATCGCTTCGGACCGCCTTCCCGCACACACTGAACGAGATGCTGGAGGAGTTTGTCATGAGATAAGATTGGGGAATTCACGGGAAGCCGCCCGCACGTTGTTTTCTTCGATGGGAGATgaaatgtttccaaaaaaatgcTATCAGAAAAAACAGccgagaagaaaaaaacaaagtcacaCGCACAGCCCAAAGCGAATCACTCTCAGCCCAGCGTTTGAATGCAGCCTCCACATAAACGTGTAATGAACAAGCCTGGTAAGATAGGATTGCAGGATTATTTTATTACACTGCATATTTACACACAGGACATTAATTTTCCCATTGTTGTCAAGTACCTGTAAAACAGCCTATATTCAGTGGGACACGATAGGCAATGAGCAAACACATTCAATGCCCATCATTACTCAGTGGTTATAGTGTGAGCAGCTTAAAACTGAACATGAATCCTTGAGGAAGTCAGTTATTTAAGGATATGGATGTCCAGTCAGGCAGCTGCGTGTGTTTGTGATGCAGGTTTCAAAGTCAGGTTCTCTTTCATTATTATGAGCTGTGCAGATTCAGCAGATGTGCATCTTTATGTGCTTTCTAGCaagaaaattatgaaaataagaataagaaaatGCTGAGAAATTGATCATTTATTACAACTGCAAGCCACACACAGCCAGAGTGCCACCACAGTGTAAGATGTAAATTGCTGTTTGCCAGTGGGAGATTGTTACAGGGGTGAAATCAaaatttgattcattttattattattttgcctGGTAGGCTGGGTCAAGTTTGTTCTATAAATATGCACACGTACACTGTCCTGATGTCTCAGTTgagtatttaaaatgttaaacatgaaaaagaaaaatgtaaagttaTGTACTTCATTTCTGACAGATGCAGcaatgtgcaaaagttttgagccaccccttatttctttatactttgcttccaaggagccagatgttttttgcagtatttttagagtagtcttgagcagtagttctccaggtttttccttactttttcactcatttacagtgcagtccttgtacctgactgttttcagaggaatgtttgttaCCCGTGACTacctatgaattattcaaacataaaaagccacctgttgtgtctacacataacagacacctTGGCAAAggaccagttttaaattgtatctttaggcactttgttactaccagcctgtcacaaaacacatcatttgttcccatttcttagTTGccaaacacagtttgacaggcataaaatagtatttttgcaccaacaaagggCTAATAGTGTAGTGCATCcttaaaaatttgaggaaactggacaagtgaagggcaaaagaaaaagtgtcaGACCTAAAAACTACAACAGATGAACAATATCAGAAAGTCATGTTCTTGAAGTAGGAAAAAATCTAGGAATGACCtggcacaggagctcagaaatgcatctggcccttcagctgatccatctgctgttcactgaagcctcatcagaaatggtctcagtggaagggcggctgtcaagcagccattcttaaggaagggaaacagggagtcacattacacaagaactggagtgaAAACCAGAGGCAAcagtggagtgatgaatccaaatttgaaatcttTGTTTCAAATTGTCAGTAGaaacagaggaggtcaggagagaggtacaagagtgagtgtctacagccatttgtaaaaaaaaaaaaacggcagaggctctgtcatggtttggagctgcatttcagccgcTGATGTTGGAAATTTTGTCAAAACTGATAAAAttttgaatgcagaaaagtaccatcagattttgatccagcGTGtaacaccatctggaaagcatctgattgacaacagcttcatttttcagcataacaGTGATCGCAAACACACAGCATATGTGGATTTGGATAgaaaaacagagtgaaacactgtcagtcatggattggccttaACAGATTCTGgtcctcaacattattgaagcagtgtggaatcatcctgacagagaacagaagaaaaggcagccaacatcaaaagaagagctttgaatgtccttaaaGAAGCctagagaactattcctgaaaatgacagaaagctgccaaagagagttcaggctgtgctgaagaataaaggtggacacaccaaatattgactttcaagctcgttagaactgtacaaactctgtttttgccatatttactgtatttccatctatgtttgcacatttcaataaatctctacacctacttcctgttttcctagcaaaatatgaaaaatgaggGGTGAGTCATGCCTTTGGACAGCACTATATAACATTATGAAAGACCTCACATTTATTTGGTCACTTTTTTTGGAGATATAGTTTAACAACACGCCGTCACTGCGTCTTAAAACAGTCACACATATTTATCAAAATACAGGAACGTTCCCAGCATCGTCACATTGTTCAACATTATCAACCGCAGGCATTCTTGTACAGACAGCTGTGTTTTTCTCCATCAGTTGAAATATTGATTAGTATTGTTAGGTATGGAACACTTGTAAACAAGTACCCTCAgacattttacagtttattcACATTCATAAACTTGCTCTGAAGTGAAAGTCATCTGCTTTGTATATCTGAGCTTGcaagaggtcacaaaaaaaaaaaattcatttggTTGCTTTTCTTCACCTCTGGATCTTcagtatctcctcacacagtcTGGACAGGTACTGTGTGAGCTTCACCATCATGATGATGAGGGCTCCTCCTGTGAGCGTGCAAGACGGCCAGAGCAGTGAGTGAAAGACGAAGCTTTGGTCGTACAGCCGGATCAGGAGGACCGTCTCCCGCTGCTCGCTGGGGTCGTAGTAACATGGGACCTGCCGGGTCATCTTCAGACGCTCGGAAATGTTCACAATCATGTCGTGCACGGCCGCGCTGTCCTTCTGGCACCTGGGCACATGGAAACACTGCAAGGACAGGAGTGAGGGGCACAGAGGTCATCTAGAGGGCAATCAGTCAGtcgtgctttttgttttttggcgctctgagctgcttttgttttatttcacagcTCGCTAACTAACATTTCAGAATTGTGTGTCTATCACCGGGCCAACATCTGACAGCCATTGTCAACATTTGAAACAGTTCAGTAATTCCCAGTATTTTCTCTCTGGCACAGTACTCACTTCAGAGCTGGCATCCTGGGTCTCTTCATTGTGAGATAAACGGCTGACACGGCCTGTGTTATTGACGCTCACATAGACCTGCAGACAAGGGTATTTGGATATTCTCCAGCAATCTGACCCACAGCTGTAGGAACAGTTCATGTCTGCTGTGACCGTGGAGTTGAGAACAATACACACACCCTCCTCTGTCCACACACTGTGTTGACATTTAAACGAAAAGCCGGTTTAtttcaaaaaagaagaagaagaaagcgaGAAAACATTTTGGATCTCATGTCATGAAATAGGCTCGGTTTGGAAGGATAATCTGCTCCTCGAAATCTGGTTTCATAAAGtattcatttttgcatttttcccaGTTGAACAAGCAAGGAAACAGTTTGCCAACAAGCGCATCTGATGAATAAAACATggttctgaaaaaaaatatcaagagtCAACTCCTCAAAAGACTAACAACAGGGCTGTACCTGTCTGTGTAGGAGCGCAATATGGTGATCCCCAGGACAAAATACATCATGACTGAGGAGAGGATCATTCCGAGTCCCAGAAGAATGGCCCGATCTTCTCCAGGCTTTAGAGCTGTCACCGTCTTCTTCTTGTCCAATATATCTACCTCTCGAAATTTCTGGTAAATTAACCTGATTATGGAAAATGACaaggaataatttttttttttaaagctatagTTGACAGTGGAAGTCCTCTTGGCATTTCATACTTTCAGGCCTGAAATGATGAGACTCTGTTACCTCCTCTCATTTCCTCTTCCTGATCCTGTTGTATTTCTGGCCCCTGCCACAAAGAACATCTTTCCTGATGATGATGCACATCCACCTTTGTCTGCTGAAGCAGAACGGAAAGACTGCTGGAAAGACCTGTGAAAGattaaaggtgtttttttttgtttgtttaagatCCTAAAACATAAATCCCAAGTCAGTAGTTCCCAAGACAGATTTATAAGACATGAGAATAACAAATCATGCTTTACCCCGGTGCATATTTGCAGTCAAGCAAACTATATTCTGGATAAAGTATATGCTACTTCGAATAGCCCTGCAAACAACAGTTCCTCACTATGTTGCATTGGGATAGGAAGAACCCTTGATATAGTGGCCTCCACCAAGTAAGCATCTCATTTTAAACTCAAAGAACTCTACAGAGGGCAAACAAGATGACAGATCACTACTGATGAAAGGCTGAGTAGAAGTAAAATAAACCTACCTGCTGTATCCTGAACACTTGTGCTGTCAACACAAAGTCAGCTCCTCTCTGGGCACAACAACAACACCTTGCTTGGGCCTCTCTCTCTGGCCCTCTACAGGTCCTGCCATTGGAAGAAAGCATACAGCATTCAATGCTACATGCAGCTTCTGTGCCATAAATATCATTAGCTTTAATACAATTGAATGAGTACCTGAGACATTATGAGTAACTGGTCAGTCGAAGGGTTAGGGACACAAACCCATTTGTTCTTAAAATACCATTATGACCAAATGGGCATCCTGTTATGTGAGGCAAATTGCTCACACTGAATCAGTAATATCACAGGCTGGAGTTTATTtagaaaagcttttatttaCTCCACCGAAGAAAATATTAGCGACATTCTAGGCTCAAAGAAGCAGAATAAGCAGGccctctatatatatatataatttatttttttcgcAGGGGGGATAACAACCCTGCCAGAATGCTGGGACCAGAATAGTTAGAAAACAAGCCAGCAAGTTCCTCTTAGATGAGTAATTTCCTTGTTGTATCACATTCCCAGCTGCTTAGGGGAAATGTAGCTGAGAGACAGCTCCAGTGTGACACAAGACATCTGAAGGAAACCATTAATGTTATCAACAAATACGCTTCCCTCCAAACTCTCCTCATGAATTTGCATGCATCCCCACAACAAAGAGAGTCACTCACACGAATTTTATGCCCTGTCTTATTACTTTCCAGCTTTTTCTCCTCCGTAAAAGCACACACCGGCCCTTACCCCTTGAGGCCCTCGAGTTCCACGCATAACTGTATTGATTTCAGCTAAACATGgacacgcgtgcacacacacacacacacgcgcgcgcacacacttTCAGAAACACCCCCCGCCAACTCCATGTATCTACTTAACTGTcaagcaaaaacattttaaaggctTTGAGAGCTGTAAGTGTGTTGGCAGCTGAGCCTCATGCTCAGTGCAGGCTTGATTTATGATGGCAGTACAACAGCCTATGAGGAATGGATTTTGTTCTTACTGATATAaccaaaatgctgtttttttttatatagttaaTTAGGTAATTTAAAAGTGATGTTAATTCTAGTCAGTGTCTAGAGATGCCTGGAAATGCGCTTTTCATGTGAAATGCCTAAAAACCTAAAAACCGCAGTGAGAGAGTGTTAGTGAGGTTCAAAAATATGACTTTCTTTGCATCTCCGCTTAGGCTACTTAGTGTGCAGTGTCACCCCATGAAGCTCTGCAGGGTGACAGTCTTTGTGCGTTTGAAGAGATGTTCCGGCACCAAGCACTGGTGTGGAACTGCTTACAGCAGCAGGAACGTATTGTTCACACTTTACTGTTATCATTTTAATGAATATCCTGAGCCAGAGGCCGATACCATCAGCCAGCGTCCCTGTATGTTTTCATGGGTGTGTCCTTAGTTCATATTTCATCCAGCTGCCTCGCTTCAATCTTGTGAGCGTGAATGAGGCTGAACGATTGTGAGCAGAGATCACGTTGTTGTGAAGCACATGTTATCTCgtgcatggatggatgactgAATTGGGCACTTACGTGACCCTTGGGGCGGGGGGGGCGCCGATGCCATTTACTTAAACTGTACTACAAAGGCATGTAACATGGATAGACACcctaaacaaatacaaaaggaGGTCTGAAATGACAGTGTGAGAGGCACAATTACAAGGGAGACACAAAGAAACTACAAAGAAATGCAAATTTGCCACAAAAAGAGGTGAgagtgacaaaaacacacaaagagagatTGCAAAGTgacac
This portion of the Archocentrus centrarchus isolate MPI-CPG fArcCen1 chromosome 17, fArcCen1, whole genome shotgun sequence genome encodes:
- the kcnmb2a gene encoding calcium-activated potassium channel subunit beta-2 isoform X1; this encodes MFFVAGARNTTGSGRGNERRLIYQKFREVDILDKKKTVTALKPGEDRAILLGLGMILSSVMMYFVLGITILRSYTDSVWTEEGVCIVLNSTVTADMNCSYSCGSDCWRISKYPCLQVYVSVNNTGRVSRLSHNEETQDASSECFHVPRCQKDSAAVHDMIVNISERLKMTRQVPCYYDPSEQRETVLLIRLYDQSFVFHSLLWPSCTLTGGALIIMMVKLTQYLSRLCEEILKIQR
- the kcnmb2a gene encoding calcium-activated potassium channel subunit beta-2 isoform X2, giving the protein MFFVAGARNTTGSGRGNERRLIYQKFREVDILDKKKTVTALKPGEDRAILLGLGMILSSVMMYFVLGITILRSYTDSCGSDCWRISKYPCLQVYVSVNNTGRVSRLSHNEETQDASSECFHVPRCQKDSAAVHDMIVNISERLKMTRQVPCYYDPSEQRETVLLIRLYDQSFVFHSLLWPSCTLTGGALIIMMVKLTQYLSRLCEEILKIQR